From Debaryomyces hansenii CBS767 chromosome C complete sequence, a single genomic window includes:
- a CDS encoding DEHA2C13420p (some similarities with CA5526|IPF2857 Candida albicans), producing MLSRLGICQLSSMRTSVCPAWRMMGTTAVRSKNMATNMRGSVASPKGKRTGKVLAEGSKAEESLQQRRVHDNWKGYKSLVDKGSKVEAEQARPDDSS from the coding sequence atgctAAGTCGTTTAGGAATATGTCAATTAAGTTCAATGAGGACGTCAGTTTGTCCTGCGTGGAGAATGATGGGTACAACAGCAGTTAGGTCCAAGAATATGGCCACAAATATGCGTGGATCTGTTGCGTCTCCCAAGGGTAAAAGGACCGGTAAGGTGTTAGCAGAGGGTAGCAAGGCCGAAGAGTCGTTGCAGCAGAGACGGGTCCACGACAATTGGAAAGGGTATAAAAGTTTAGTGGATAAAGGTAGCAAAGTAGAGGCCGAGCAGGCTCGTCCTGACGATTCGTCGTGA
- a CDS encoding DEHA2C13442p (highly similar to CA5693|CaGDA1 Candida albicans): MHTFILVNMNQKGVLFNKIAIQQSYSRMISNRNVRVIVSVFAIFAVIIFFATSQSSFGNSVQRVNTPSNGDAIFQHEQESNTLQGKPYDGSQPPYSQEDKKVPGKQENGGKDGKIIADKSTGEKSSQNKIGNNDNKNAADKGIDKGTNGGSADTCNEVDYVVMIDAGSTGSRVHVYEFDTCKSPPVLLSEKFEMLKPGLSQFDTDTKGAAASLDPLLKIAMDTVPKAKQGCTPVAVKATAGLRLLGEEKSKNTLAEVRRHLEEDYPFAVVEDEGVSIMDGKDEGVYAWITTNYLLGNIGSSEKLPTAAVFDLGGGSTQIVFEPEFGNKEQMVDGEYKYQFTFGDREFTLYQFSHLGFGLMQGRNKINGLVVKSKLKDNKELDNAKFTSEKAMKDAKATVTITNPCIAPGVTAENVQVKMSEEEFYLVNMKGPSVAAGAQCRFLAEKVLNKDAECTTKPCSFNGVHQPSLTKTFRKSSDMYVFSYFYDRTNPLGFPSSFTVEELSELAKVVCKGDELWKDVLLDDHVKELNEEPHWCLDLSFITAMLHTGYDIPFHRELRTAEKIDNNELGWCLGASLPLLDKTNSKWKCRVEQVN; this comes from the coding sequence ATGCACACCTTCATATTGGTAAATATGAACCAAAAAGGTgttcttttcaataaaatagcCATACAGCAGTCATATTCCAGAATGATTTCCAATCGTAACGTTCGTGTGATTGTGTCTGTATTTGCAATCTTTGCAGTGATTATTTTTTTCGCTACGTCGCAGAGTTCATTCGGTAATTCCGTTCAAAGAGTCAATACACCTAGTAATGGAGATGCTATTTTCCAGCATGAACAAGAGTCGAATACGCTCCAAGGAAAGCCATACGACGGCAGCCAGCCACCATACTCACAAGAGGACAAGAAGGTGCCAGGTAAACAAGAAAATGGTGGAAAAGATGGTAAGATTATAGCTGATAAGAGCACCGGCGAGAAATCAAGCCAGAATAAAATTGGCAATAATGACAACAAAAATGCGGCCGATAAAGGTATAGACAAGGGTACTAATGGAGGAAGCGCAGATACATGCAATGAAGTTGATTATGTGGTGATGATCGACGCAGGATCAACGGGATCGCGTGTCCATGTGTACGAATTCGACACCTGTAAATCACCACCGGTATTGTTGAGTGAGAAATTCGAGATGTTGAAGCCAGGGTTATCGCAATTCGATACTGATACTAAGGGTGCAGCTGCGTCGTTGGATCCATTGTTGAAAATAGCCATGGATACGGTTCCAAAAGCCAAGCAAGGTTGTACACCAGTTGCAGTAAAGGCCACGGCTGGGTTGAGATTATTGGGAGAAGAAAAGTCGAAGAATACCTTGGCAGAAGTCAGACGTCACTTGGAAGAAGATTATCCATTTGCTGTTGTCGAAGACGAGGGAGTTTCCATTATGGACGGTAAAGACGAAGGTGTATATGCCTGGATTACCACCAATTACTTATTGGGTAATATCGGGAGTTCCGAGAAGCTTCCAACTGCCGCCGTGTTCGATTTGGGGGGTGGATCTACCCAAATTGTATTTGAGCCAGAATTCGGCAACAAAGAACAAATGGTTGACGGAGAATACAAATACCAATTCACCTTTGGTGACAGAGAGTTCACCTTATACCAATTCTCGCATTTAGGATTTGGTTTGATGCAAGGAAGAAATAAGATTAACGGGTTAGTCGTTAAATCAAAGTTGAAggataataaagaattagacAATGCTAAGTTTACTTCTGAAAAAGCCATGAAGGATGCCAAGGCGACCGTGACTATCACAAACCCATGTATTGCTCCTGGTGTTACTGCCGAAAACGTTCAAGTTAAAATGAGCGAGGAAGAGTTTTATCTTGTGAATATGAAGGGTCCATCGGTGGCTGCTGGTGCCCAATGTCGTTTCCTTGCTGAAAAGGTGTTGAACAAGGACGCGGAATGTACTACCAAACCATGTTCATTTAATGGTGTCCATCAACCTTCATTGACCAAGACGTTCAGAAAGTCGTCTGACATGTACGTTTTCTCCTACTTCTACGACAGAACCAACCCATTGGGTTTCCCATCGTCGTTCAcagttgaagaattatctGAATTGGCCAAGGTCGTATGTAAGGGTGACGAACTCTGGAAAGATGTCTTATTAGATGACCACGTCAAGgaattaaatgaagaacCTCATTGGTGTTTAGATTTATCTTTCATTACTGCCATGTTGCACACCGGTTATGATATCCCATTTCACAGAGAATTAAGAACCGCAGAGAAGATAGACAACAATGAATTAGGCTGGTGTTTAGGTGCTTCATTACCTTTATTAGATAAGACTAATTCAAAGTGGAAATGTAGAGTTGAGCaagttaattaa
- a CDS encoding DEHA2C13464p (similar to uniprot|P21373 Saccharomyces cerevisiae YJR049C UTR1 NAD kinase) has protein sequence MSKYGLESHQSQLTQGLRRNRSHRQSLGQNKLSKSPWEEENDALNREAPMIHNKLYCDSVKKNVKLRQVSSSVLSKLGTDDLRSVKSHTELAETANGVRMLAKNLAKATIQLEVKAIMIVTKARDNSLIYLTREIVDYLLAKNKDITVYVDRNLQKSKRFNAVNLYETVPKAKKYVKYWDKKFALQNPQKFDLVVTLGGDGTVLYVSNLFQRVVPPVISFALGSLGFLTNFKFEQFRERMSNVLDAGVRAYLRMRFTCRVHRADGKLICEQQVLNELVVDRGPSPYVTQLELYGDGSLLTVAQADGLIIATPTGSTAYSLSAGGSLVHPGVSAISVTPICPHTLSFRPILLPDGMFLKVKVPSTSRSTAWASFDGKVRTELHKGDYVTIHASPFPFPTVISSKTEYIDSVSRNLNWNAREQQKPFTHLLSENNKKIYENSPANLDSHINNLSLAPDEFDIDYTDEENSSLSDEDIPFVPSPEEGLETPPTYGTFEDRPCFAHPNAKISLNGSSSMSNFSSPTSAESDTLTMYPKHRINNNHTPNN, from the coding sequence ATGTCAAAGTACGGTTTAGAATCACACCAAAGTCAATTAACTCAGGGATTAAGGAGAAATAGATCACATAGGCAATCGCTTGGTCAAAACAAGTTAAGCAAGAGTCCATGggaagaagagaatgatGCGTTGAATAGAGAAGCTCCTATGATACACAACAAGTTGTATTGTGACCTGGTCAAGAAAAATGTGAAATTGAGGCAAGTATCGTCTAGTGTGCTCCTGAAGCTAGGTACGGATGATTTGCGTTCGGTCAAATCACACACAGAATTGGCAGAAACAGCTAACGGGGTTCGTATGTTAGCCAAAAACTTGGCGAAGGCTACGATTCAGTTGGAGGTTAAGGCAATTATGATAGTGACGAAGGCAAGAgacaattcattaatttatttgaccAGAGAGATAGTGGACTATTTATTAGCGAAAAACAAAGACATTACAGTATACGTGGATCGTAATTTACAGAAGCTGAAACGATTCAACGCAGTTAATTTGTATGAGACCGTTCCAAAGGCCAAAAAGTACGTCAAGTACTGGGACAAGAAGTTTGCATTACAGAACCCGCAAAAATTCGACTTGGTGGTTACATTAGGTGGGGACGGGACGGTGTTGTATGTGTCGAACCTATTCCAGAGAGTGGTGCCACCGGTGATATCGTTTGCGCTTGGTTCGTTGGGGTTTTTGACaaacttcaaatttgaaCAGTTCAGGGAGAGAATGTCTAACGTATTGGATGCCGGTGTCCGGGCATACTTGAGAATGAGATTCACCTGTCGTGTTCACAGGGCCGATGGGAAGCTTATTTGTGAGCAACAGGTGTTGAACGAGTTGGTGGTGGATAGAGGTCCCAGTCCGTATGTGACTCAGCTCGAATTGTACGGAGATGGCTCGTTGTTGACAGTGGCCCAGGCAGATGGCCTCATCATCGCTACACCCACTGGGTCTACTGCGTACTCACTCTCAGCCGGGGGGTCGTTAGTGCATCCCGGTGTCAGTGCAATAAGTGTTACGCCGATCTGTCCTCACACCCTCTCGTTCCGTCCAATATTGTTGCCCGACGGCATGTTCCTCAAGGTCAAGGTCCCCAGTACCAGTCGGTCCACAGCATGGGCGTCGTTTGACGGTAAAGTCAGAACCGAGTTGCACAAGGGCGACTACGTCACCATCCACGCTAGTCCGTTCCCCTTCCCCACTGTCATTTCGTCCAAAACAGAATACATCGACAGTGTTAGCCGCAACTTAAATTGGAATGCCAGAGAACAACAGAAACCTTTCACCCACCTTCTCAGCGAaaacaacaagaaaatcTACGAAAATTCGCCCGCAAACCTCGACTCCCACATCAACAACCTCTCTCTCGCCCCCGACGAGTTCGATATCGACTACACCGACGAAGAAAACTCATCCCTCTCCGACGAGGACATCCCCTTTGTCCCTTCTCCCGAAGAAGGCTTGGAAACTCCCCCTACCTACGGAACATTCGAAGACCGTCCCTGCTTCGCACATCCGAATGCAAAAATATCGCTCAACGGCTCGTCGTCCATGTCCAATTTTTCGTCTCCTACATCTGCCGAGTCCGACACCCTTACTATGTATCCTAAACATAGAATAAACAACAACCACACCCCTAACAATTGA